The sequence TACGGCCAGTCCGGAAAAGGCCATCAGGGCGAGCAGGCCGGCGGTTTTCAGGGCCACGGTCTTGCCACCGGCGTTGCCGCCGCTGATGATCAGGACCCGTTGGTCGCCCTTGAGCTGGATGTCCACGGGCTTGGCCGCGTGACCGGCGAGGAGCAGGAGAGGATGTCGGGCTTGCCTGAGGTCCAGTTCGCCGTCCGGAACAACCTCAACGGGCCGGGCCTCCATCCTGTGGGCCAAGTGGACCGCGGCCAGAAGCAGATCCATGTCCGTCAGCCATTGGAAGAGGGGCCGCAACCGGTCCAGCTCCTGGCGGACCAAGGCGGTGAGCTGGGCCAGGATGCGGTTTTCGGCCTCTCGCTCCTCCTGCTTCAGGTCCTGGAGCTTGTTGTTGACCTCCACCAGAAACATCGGCTCGATGTAGCAGGTCTCTCCGGTCTGGGAATAGTCATGGATGATCCCGGCCACCTTGCCCTTGAAGTTGCTTTTCAGCGGCAGGACGTAGCGGTCCGAGGAGATGGTCATGAAATCGTCCTGCAGATAATGGCCAATGCCCTGATCCGTGACGAAGTCCTTGACTCGTTTGGTGCATTGCTGATGAATTTGGCGGATTTCCTGGCGTACGGACCAGAGTTCCGGAGAGCTTTCGTCCTTGAGCCGTCCGTCGTCCCCGACGCAGCGTTTCAGGCCCGCGGCGGTGAGTTCCGGCCAGGAGAGGGATTCGGCCTCCAGACGCAGGTCCGGCCACCGCGGCGCATCCGTAAGTGAATTCGTAAGCGCATTCGTGGCGAGGAGGGCACCGCGGAGTTCCTTGGCCGCGGCCAAAAACCGACCCAAGGCCCACAGGGCGTCCAGGTCCAGAACGCGGGATATCTGACTCTGGGACTGGACATAGGCCCATACGCCGCTCACGTCCGGAAAGCCCGGGCAGTCGACCCGTGTTTCGCCGACCCAGGCCAGGGCTTGGCGCAGGCGGGACTGGCGGCGGGAGACGTCTTCCAGAGTCGAGGCCGGGGTTACCGCGTTCGCGGCCCGGCCCCCGGATTCGGAACGGCAACAGGCGGCCAGTGCCTCAAGGATTTTGGGAAATTCGAGAAGAAGAAGTGTTCGGGATTCCATCGCAAAAATGGAACCGGGCGTGTTTTTCAGGAAGAAAGGCGGTTCCGCACCAGTTCGCTGACGGCCTTGCCGTCCACCCGCCCTTTGTGGGTGTTCATGATCGCCTGAATGACCCGCCCCATGTCCTTGATGGACGTGGCACCCTGTTCGGTGGCCACGGTCTCGATCAGCGCCGTCAGTTCTTCGGCGGAGAGGGGGTGGGGCTGATAGGCGCGCAACAGTTCCAGTTCCGCGGCCTCCTTGGCGGCCAGTTCGTCCCGTCCGGCCTTGGAGTACATGTCGATGGATTCCTGGCGCTGCTTGATCTGCTTAAGCACGAGGTCAAGGACTTCGTCGTCGGTCAGGGGGCGCTTGAGGTCCACCTGACGATTCTTGGCGACCGTCTTGAGCATACGCAAGACGGCCACCAAGTCGGTGTCCTTGTTTTTGTAAGCGGCGATGAAATCGCGTTCGATCCGCTCTTGAAGGCTCATCGTGAAGAGTTTATTTTTCGGGATTTCTTGACGGCGCGCTTGCGGGCGGCGGCTTCTTTCTTCTTCTTCTGAACGCTGGGCTTTTCGT comes from Desulfonatronum thiodismutans and encodes:
- a CDS encoding GatB/YqeY domain-containing protein, whose translation is MSLQERIERDFIAAYKNKDTDLVAVLRMLKTVAKNRQVDLKRPLTDDEVLDLVLKQIKQRQESIDMYSKAGRDELAAKEAAELELLRAYQPHPLSAEELTALIETVATEQGATSIKDMGRVIQAIMNTHKGRVDGKAVSELVRNRLSS